From a region of the Armatimonas rosea genome:
- a CDS encoding D-sedoheptulose-7-phosphate isomerase — translation MSDILPDTSQGTPAYVSDYLSKLTALLAAIDTTQVAATVELLLDCWQNNRRLVFCGNGGSGSTSTHMVCDFQKNIWLDGGKPFEVVSLTDSPALLLAWGNDTDFTNVFAGQARTWLRKDDVLIAISGSGNSQNVLEAVKVAKEVGATTVGLCGYGGGKLAGVSDIALVADLRNMQLVEDVHMVLCHVLFSALRDRIKGLLAA, via the coding sequence ATGAGTGATATCCTTCCCGACACGAGCCAGGGCACCCCGGCCTACGTGTCCGACTACCTGAGCAAGCTGACTGCACTGCTGGCCGCGATCGACACGACCCAGGTTGCAGCGACTGTCGAGCTGCTCTTGGACTGCTGGCAGAACAACCGACGGCTGGTCTTCTGTGGCAATGGGGGCTCCGGCTCGACCAGCACACACATGGTCTGCGACTTTCAGAAAAATATCTGGCTCGACGGTGGCAAGCCCTTTGAGGTGGTCTCCCTGACCGACTCGCCTGCGCTCCTGCTGGCCTGGGGCAACGACACGGACTTCACCAATGTCTTTGCAGGGCAGGCACGGACCTGGCTGCGCAAAGACGATGTCCTGATCGCGATCTCGGGCTCGGGGAACTCGCAGAATGTCCTGGAGGCGGTGAAAGTGGCCAAAGAGGTGGGCGCGACTACCGTGGGGCTCTGTGGCTACGGCGGAGGGAAGCTGGCCGGGGTGAGCGATATCGCCCTCGTGGCGGACCTACGCAACATGCAGCTGGTCGAGGATGTGCACATGGTGCTCTGCCACGTGCTCTTCTCCGCCCTGCGCGACCGGATCAAGGGGCTACTCGCCGCGTGA
- a CDS encoding HAD-IIIA family hydrolase has protein sequence MRRAVFLDRDGVLNVYLPGDYAKTPDELTLLPGVGAAVARLQGAGFLTILISNQQGVAKGLMTQSDLEAVTAKLRAEVPLDAVYYCPHLKDEHCACRKPKPGMLLQAAQEHGIDLAQSVFIGDTPTDAQAAQAAGVPFILVLTGQTKTAEGFVIEPAATVASLDAAVDWVLG, from the coding sequence GTGAGGCGCGCTGTCTTCCTGGACCGCGATGGGGTCCTCAATGTCTACCTCCCCGGCGACTACGCCAAGACTCCCGACGAGCTAACGCTGCTGCCGGGAGTCGGGGCGGCGGTGGCACGGCTCCAGGGTGCGGGCTTTCTGACGATCCTAATCTCCAATCAGCAGGGAGTCGCCAAGGGGCTGATGACCCAGAGCGATCTGGAGGCGGTCACGGCCAAGCTCCGCGCCGAGGTGCCGCTCGATGCGGTCTACTACTGCCCGCACCTCAAGGACGAGCACTGCGCCTGCCGCAAGCCCAAGCCGGGGATGCTCCTGCAAGCGGCGCAGGAGCACGGGATCGACCTCGCTCAGTCCGTCTTTATCGGCGACACCCCCACCGATGCCCAGGCCGCACAGGCCGCCGGTGTCCCCTTTATCCTCGTGCTGACCGGACAGACCAAGACCGCCGAGGGCTTTGTGATCGAGCCCGCCGCCACGGTCGCCAGCCTAGACGCCGCGGTGGACTGGGTGCTCGGCTAG
- a CDS encoding Hsp20/alpha crystallin family protein, which produces MTRFTEEALRAFLDNQGGISRFWQPAADVHETDGELVIKLELAGATIETLSVTLSGDGRHLTVSGARGESPAERRLVCHQLEIYFGPFERTFEIPDDFRVEREGITATLKNGFLTIRLPERARVPTRSIPISQE; this is translated from the coding sequence ATGACTAGATTTACCGAAGAGGCCCTGCGGGCATTTCTTGATAACCAGGGAGGCATCTCTCGGTTCTGGCAGCCCGCCGCCGATGTTCACGAAACCGACGGCGAGCTCGTTATTAAGCTTGAGCTTGCCGGAGCGACCATCGAGACCCTCTCGGTGACCCTCTCCGGTGACGGGCGGCACCTGACGGTCTCAGGGGCACGCGGGGAGAGCCCGGCGGAGCGCCGGCTGGTCTGCCACCAGCTGGAGATCTACTTCGGGCCCTTCGAGAGAACCTTTGAGATCCCCGATGATTTTCGTGTGGAGCGAGAGGGGATCACGGCGACGCTGAAAAATGGCTTCTTGACCATTCGCTTGCCCGAGCGAGCACGTGTCCCCACACGGAGCATTCCGATCTCGCAAGAGTAA
- the tnpA gene encoding IS200/IS605 family transposase translates to MVLSDFGVLSRYRDVESTRRNHTEIALHIVWTTWKRMPLLADESLERCVWRTVQAEAEKCKCTVLAIGGMPDHVHLVLIQPPTITLAKLLNQVKGVSSSVAREHLGSEQFFRWANGYAAFSLSRPHCKEVVAYVLRQKEHHADQNLWQDWEWTPPMYTPNTPSPMADSMAEGLPSGACDAR, encoded by the coding sequence ATGGTTTTATCAGATTTTGGGGTGCTGAGCCGTTATAGGGACGTGGAATCTACTCGTCGAAATCATACGGAAATTGCCCTGCACATTGTCTGGACAACTTGGAAACGAATGCCTCTGCTGGCAGATGAGTCTTTGGAGCGCTGTGTCTGGCGAACGGTTCAAGCTGAAGCGGAGAAGTGCAAGTGTACGGTTCTCGCCATTGGAGGAATGCCGGATCATGTCCACCTTGTCCTGATTCAGCCTCCGACCATTACTCTGGCAAAACTACTCAACCAGGTCAAAGGTGTCTCTTCCTCGGTGGCACGCGAACATTTGGGGAGTGAGCAGTTCTTCCGTTGGGCCAATGGCTATGCCGCATTCTCTCTGAGCCGCCCGCACTGTAAAGAGGTGGTCGCCTATGTGCTTCGCCAAAAAGAACACCATGCAGATCAGAACCTCTGGCAAGACTGGGAGTGGACCCCACCCATGTACACCCCAAATACCCCCTCCCCCATGGCCGATTCTATGGCCGAAGGCCTTCCCAGCGGAGCCTGCGACGCTCGTTGA
- a CDS encoding NIL domain-containing protein, producing the protein MTGSAVYNLTFTREMMETPILGTIARRFRISLTIRRAMLSEEGGAAEVAFSGPSEEIERAIADLQTFGVTTQGPLETLVGASTGAIQNPGRGT; encoded by the coding sequence ATGACAGGCAGTGCCGTTTATAACCTCACTTTTACCCGCGAGATGATGGAGACTCCGATCCTCGGAACTATCGCGCGGCGTTTTCGTATCTCCCTTACCATCCGCCGGGCGATGCTCTCCGAAGAGGGGGGCGCCGCGGAGGTGGCTTTCTCCGGCCCATCGGAAGAGATCGAGCGGGCAATCGCGGACCTTCAGACCTTTGGAGTCACCACCCAGGGCCCGCTCGAGACCCTGGTCGGAGCTAGCACCGGAGCCATCCAGAACCCGGGGCGTGGTACCTAG